In Kogia breviceps isolate mKogBre1 chromosome 19, mKogBre1 haplotype 1, whole genome shotgun sequence, a single genomic region encodes these proteins:
- the CNP gene encoding 2',3'-cyclic-nucleotide 3'-phosphodiesterase → MNRGFSRKSQTFLPKIFFRKMSSSGPKDKPELQFPFLQDEETVATLQECKTLFILRGLPGSGKSTLARVIVDRYRDGTKMVSADTYKITPGARGAFSEEYKRLDEDLAAYCRRDVRVLVLDDTNHERERLEQLFEMADQYQYQVVLVEPKTAWRLDCAQLKEKNQWQLSADDLKKLKPGLEKDFLPLYFGWFLTKKSSEGLRKAGQAFLEELGNNKAFKKELRHFVSGDEPREKIELATYFGKRPPGVLHCTTKFCDYGKAAGADEYAQQDVVKKSYCKAFTLTISALFVTPKTTGARVELSEQELALWPNDVDKLSPSDSLPRGSRAHITLGCAGDVEAVQTGIDLLEIVKQEKGGNRGEEVGELSRGKLYSLGSGRWMLNLAKKMEVRAIFTGYYGKGKAVPTRGGHKRGAFQSCTII, encoded by the exons ATG AATAGAGGCTTCTCCCGAAAGAGCCAAACGTTCCTGCCCAAGATCTTCTTCCGCAAAATGTCATCCTCAGGGCCCAAGGACAAGCCAGAGCTGCAGTTTCCCTTCCTGCAGGACGAGGAGACAGTGGCCACACTGCAGGAATGCAAGACGCTCTTCATCCTGCGCGGCCTGCCCGGGAGCGGCAAGTCCACGCTGGCCCGGGTCATCGTGGACAGGTACCGGGATGGCACCAAGATGGTGTCTGCCGACACCTACAAGATCACCCCCGGTGCCCGGGGGGCCTTCTCCGAGGAGTACAAGCGGCTGGACGAGGACCTGGCTGCTTACTGCCGCCGGGACGTCCGGGTCCTCGTGCTGGATGACACCAACCACGAGCGGGAGCGGCTGGAACAGCTCTTTGAGATGGCCGACCAGTACCAGTACCAGGTGGTGCTGGTGGAGCCCAAGACAGCGTGGCGGCTGGACTGTGCTCAGCTCAAGGAGAAGAACCAGTGGCAGCTGTCAGCCGACGATCTGAAGAAGCTGAAGCCTGGGCTGGAGAAGGACTTCCTGCCGCTCTACTTCGGCTGGTTCCTGACCAAGAAGAGTTCCGAGGGCCTCCGCAAAGCCGGCCAGGCCTTCCTCGAGGAGCTGGGCAACAACAAGGCCTTCAAGAAGGAGCTGCGACACT TTGTCTCTGGGGATGAGCCCAGGGAGAAGATTGAACTGGCCACCTACTTTGGGAAGAGACCCCCGGGCGTGCTGCACTGCACAACCAAGTTCTGTGACTATGGGAAGGCCGCTGGGGCAGACGAGTACGCCCAGCAGGAT GTGGTGAAGAAATCCTACTGCAAGGCCTTCACACTGACCATCTCTGCCCTCTTTGTGACACCCAAGACGACGGGAGCCCGGGTAGAGCTGAGCGAGCAAGAGCTGGCCTTGTGGCCGAACGACGTGGACAAGCTGTCCCCCTCTGACAGCCTGCCGCGGGGCAGCCGCGCGCACATCACCCTGGGCTGCGCGGGTGATGTGGAGGCTGTGCAGACGGGTATTGACCTGCTAGAGATTGTGAAGCAGGAGAAGGGGGGTAACCGCGGCGAGGAGGTGGGTGAGCTCAGCCGGGGCAAGCTCTACTCCTTGGGCAGTGGGCGCTGGATGCTGAACCTGGCCAAGAAGATGGAGGTCAGGGCCATCTTCACGGGGTACTACGGTAAGGGCAAGGCCGTGCCCACACGGGGCGGCCACAAGCGTGGCGCCTTTCAGTCCTGCACCATCATCTGA